In Deltaproteobacteria bacterium, a single window of DNA contains:
- a CDS encoding DUF2769 domain-containing protein yields the protein MARMGEYDRFGVENMGKEEFTAAQERIMQLCKCPSCPTYVKGDKPYGYCFPVIGTSSMIKKEVDCKCFGCDVYKDYSLDNSYFCTRCSQLCQTFKKEAGGGHE from the coding sequence ATGGCAAGGATGGGCGAGTATGACAGGTTCGGTGTCGAGAACATGGGCAAGGAAGAGTTTACGGCAGCCCAGGAACGCATCATGCAGCTCTGTAAGTGCCCCTCATGTCCAACTTACGTCAAAGGGGACAAACCCTACGGCTACTGCTTTCCGGTTATAGGCACGAGTTCCATGATAAAGAAGGAAGTGGATTGCAAGTGCTTCGGGTGCGATGTGTACAAGGACTACAGCCTGGACAATTCCTATTTTTGCACGCGCTGTTCGCAGCTCTGCCAGACCTTCAAGAAAGAGGCAGGCGGCGGCCACGAGTAA